In Candidatus Delongbacteria bacterium, the sequence TTTAGGGGATTTAGGGGTTCTTGGTTTTGATTGAACTTTTACAAAAGTTCAGCCTTTTTATTCACCTTTTTAGCAAAAAGGTGATCCCTTCACCCAGCGATGAAGACGCTGGATTATTAAGAATTTTAGCACCGAATAATTCCGAATACAATAGAAGATACTCATCCCTCAAACTCCCTTCTCTATCGCTATGCGACAAAGAAGGGAGCTTTAAAATCGCTACCTAAACGAAAAAATGTTTATATTTTAAATATATCGTAATTTAAATATTTATTTCTCAAGATTTCTTTTGGAAACAAAAGAAACAAAATTTTCAGCTTTTTAGAAAAGCTGAACCAAAACCAACATCTGATAATACGATAGTATCGTTAGCATACCATTCAACTTTTCCAGTACAGAAAAGTTGAACCAGCTCCACTAACCTTGCGGTTAGAATTCCGCTGGTGATCGTGCTTTTATTGTTGAGAACATGGTTTTGAAGGAAAAAATTTGATGGAGAAAATTCCAGCACAGATGATGTCGTATTTTTCTTTATAGGATTTTAGTTTATATTATGCAGATATAGAATAAGATTTGGAAGACTTTGTCATATGAAAATTAAATTTAGAAACTGGATGGTTCTAGTACCTCCTTTAGCAATCCTGATCCAAAGAGGATTTGGATTAAATTTCATAATCAGTATAATACTAACCTTTTGCGGTTATGTACCAGGTTTAGCTCACGCAATTTGGGTTTGTGATGGAATGAAGTTTGAGGGTGGAGATGATGATTTCACCCCATTTGGATTCTGAATAACTTAGTTATTCAAATTAGTATTAAAATAATTTGACATAGTATATATATATATATATATATTATGTTCAGTTCTAGAACAAAAAATAATATTTAATAGTAAAAAAGGATTGAAAATGAAGTATATTTTAATTATGTTGGTTATTTTTATGTTTGTTGTAAATGCTGAACAAGTTAAACCTCCTGAAAATGTTGTAGTAACGGTTGAAAATTCAGCTTCTGTTACTATCGACAATTACCATACTGAAATTTACAATGGTATTGAAATACTTGTAATGAACGGCTATCGAATAGCTACAGAAGAGGAAGTTGAAGTTATCAGAATGATTGAATCGGGTCAATTGGATCCTAATGATACAGATGCTTGGTACCATGAAGTAAGGTGGATTCCTTGTTGTTTGACGGCAGGAGGAATAACTGGGATAATTTTGATTTGCCTATAGTTAGATAACTAATTGTTAAAATGTCTTAAAAGTTTAGTATCAAAACAAAGGATTATTAACAGCTAATGTTAGCTTTTGAATAAAAGATACGATTAAACTTTTAAGACACTAATTAATTGAGGAAATAATGAATAGATATGCAGGTTTGTCTCACTCATTTGGCATAGTTCTAATGGAGAAAAATTTTGGTGCTGTTTTTGCTTATAAAAATAGATCTGGCGAATTTTGTAGTAAATTTTTTAAAATTAGTCGTAAGTATAAATCACCTATATTAAGCACTTCATACAATTATTGGCTTTTAATGAAACTTTCTATTTTGTCTACTTTTCATTTCATTAAAAACGATTTCTCAAAAATTGAGAAACTAATTACTTTACTTTTCTTAGTTATTCAAATAACATTAGTTGCATTTTTACCATATTTTATAAGTGAGATATCATATGACTCTAGCAAAATAAGCTTCGTGAATGAATTCATGTACAATATGATCAAAACGTTAGTAAAACTATTCTTCGTACTACTTTTCTTTTATTTTATTTTTAAATTTGGAAGAACATTTCTAAATCATTCTGCTGAACATAAAATAATAAATTGTTTAGAGCAAAAAATTGATATAACAAAAGAAAATATTAGAAATCAATCACACTTAAGCAGTAGGTGTGGAACCTCATTTTTTCTTTTGAACTTAATTATAGGTATATTTTTCTTTGGAATATTGGATAGTATAATTAAAACTTATTTCCCTGTTTATCCACTTATATACAGAATGATTTTTCATATACTGATCAGTCCTATTTTTATATCGTTAATGCTTTTATTAAACAAAGGTCTTTCTAAGCTTCTTTTTATCAATTCGATATTT encodes:
- a CDS encoding YqaE/Pmp3 family membrane protein, with product MKIKFRNWMVLVPPLAILIQRGFGLNFIISIILTFCGYVPGLAHAIWVCDGMKFEGGDDDFTPFGF
- a CDS encoding DUF1385 domain-containing protein; translated protein: MNRYAGLSHSFGIVLMEKNFGAVFAYKNRSGEFCSKFFKISRKYKSPILSTSYNYWLLMKLSILSTFHFIKNDFSKIEKLITLLFLVIQITLVAFLPYFISEISYDSSKISFVNEFMYNMIKTLVKLFFVLLFFYFIFKFGRTFLNHSAEHKIINCLEQKIDITKENIRNQSHLSSRCGTSFFLLNLIIGIFFFGILDSIIKTYFPVYPLIYRMIFHILISPIFISLMLLLNKGLSKLLFINSIFNIFIRFQKITLMEADDESIELAITSYKKLEKIKNNS